In Paracoccus sp. TOH, a single window of DNA contains:
- a CDS encoding NUDIX hydrolase — MIAEFRERLARLIGRRPPDLQVAALCLNEASGDVLLVTSRGTGRWIVPKGWPMPGRSLADAARQEAWEEAGVQGRISETEIGRYHYDKDQDRGFAIPVEVRVFPLYVEALEAQFPEAHERKRRWFTPGDAARMVAETGLKQLLRSLPAQHRRPPE, encoded by the coding sequence ATGATCGCCGAGTTCCGCGAAAGGCTGGCGCGGCTGATCGGCCGCCGGCCGCCCGACCTGCAGGTCGCGGCGCTGTGCCTGAACGAGGCCAGCGGCGACGTGCTGCTGGTGACCAGCCGCGGCACCGGGCGCTGGATCGTGCCCAAGGGCTGGCCCATGCCCGGCCGCAGCCTGGCCGACGCCGCCCGGCAGGAGGCCTGGGAGGAGGCCGGCGTCCAGGGCCGCATCAGCGAGACCGAGATCGGCCGCTATCACTATGACAAGGACCAGGATCGCGGCTTCGCCATCCCGGTTGAGGTCCGGGTGTTCCCGCTTTACGTCGAGGCGCTGGAGGCGCAGTTCCCCGAGGCGCATGAGCGCAAGCGCCGCTGGTTCACCCCCGGGGACGCCGCACGGATGGTGGCCGAGACCGGGCTGAAGCAGCTGCTGCGCAGCCTGCCGGCGCAGCACCGGCGCCCCCCGGAATGA
- a CDS encoding inorganic phosphate transporter: MRREPREYRTLDKDLSRVTHTERAVLHSARSFMRLGLGLIFIAATAYVGTGFFADQPALGILAASMAVAAYLAMSIGGNDVANALGPAVAAGAIGMTTGLLSVAVLEVLGAVIAGGGVTATLTEGLVGSTLGEGEATARMMLAALLAAGSWISLATWLGAPVSTTHSVVGAIAGAGMASFGLGAVNWPAMAMIAFGWIVSPLVAGLIAAGLMALLRWLVMDREDRLAAARMWMPIAVALTSAMLAGVAELAWHGTGLAANAVLVLVCALLGWVYTRRRIDRQLRGAGGGRLAMKQLLAVPLAASALVMGFAHGANDTSNVAAPLTIILDSLSAAGGDALRGRLVLLLGGLGIALGVLLFGRRLVHMVGSRITRLNAARALCVSLATAATVLAASLMGLPVSTTHVAVGGVFGVGFYREWRDRRLAASHAPLPDEERRRRHLVRRSYMRMILGAWLVTVPAAAALAAALVWIGGF, translated from the coding sequence ATGAGGCGCGAACCCCGTGAATACCGCACGCTCGACAAGGATCTGAGCCGCGTCACCCATACCGAGCGGGCGGTGCTGCATTCGGCGCGGTCGTTCATGCGTCTGGGTCTGGGGCTGATCTTCATCGCCGCGACCGCCTATGTCGGCACCGGCTTCTTCGCCGACCAGCCGGCGCTTGGCATCCTGGCGGCCAGCATGGCCGTCGCCGCCTATCTGGCCATGTCGATCGGCGGCAACGACGTCGCGAACGCCCTGGGGCCGGCGGTCGCCGCCGGCGCCATCGGCATGACCACCGGCCTGCTCTCGGTCGCCGTTCTCGAGGTGCTGGGCGCGGTCATCGCCGGCGGCGGCGTCACCGCGACCCTGACCGAAGGGCTGGTCGGCAGCACGCTGGGCGAAGGCGAGGCGACGGCGCGGATGATGCTGGCGGCGCTGCTGGCGGCGGGCAGCTGGATCAGCCTGGCCACCTGGCTGGGCGCGCCGGTCAGCACCACCCATTCCGTGGTCGGCGCCATCGCCGGGGCCGGCATGGCAAGTTTCGGCCTGGGCGCGGTGAACTGGCCGGCGATGGCGATGATCGCCTTCGGCTGGATCGTCTCGCCGCTGGTGGCGGGGCTGATCGCCGCCGGGTTGATGGCATTGCTGCGCTGGCTGGTCATGGACCGCGAGGATCGCCTGGCCGCCGCCCGCATGTGGATGCCGATTGCCGTCGCGCTGACCTCGGCCATGCTGGCGGGGGTGGCCGAACTGGCCTGGCACGGCACGGGACTGGCGGCGAACGCGGTGCTGGTGCTGGTCTGTGCCTTGCTGGGCTGGGTCTATACCCGGCGGCGCATCGACCGCCAGTTGCGCGGCGCCGGCGGCGGGCGGCTGGCGATGAAGCAATTGCTGGCGGTGCCGCTGGCCGCCTCGGCGCTGGTGATGGGCTTTGCCCACGGCGCCAACGACACCTCGAACGTGGCGGCGCCCTTGACCATCATCCTCGACAGCCTGTCGGCGGCGGGCGGCGATGCGCTGCGCGGCCGGCTGGTGCTGCTGCTGGGGGGCCTGGGCATCGCGCTGGGGGTGCTGCTGTTCGGGCGCCGGCTGGTGCACATGGTCGGCAGCCGCATCACCCGGCTGAACGCCGCGCGCGCGCTTTGCGTGTCGCTGGCGACGGCGGCGACGGTGCTGGCGGCCTCGTTGATGGGCCTGCCGGTCTCGACCACGCATGTCGCGGTGGGCGGCGTGTTCGGCGTCGGCTTCTATCGCGAATGGCGCGACCGGCGGCTGGCGGCGAGCCACGCGCCGCTGCCGGACGAGGAACGCCGGCGACGGCATCTGGTGCGCCGATCCTACATGCGGATGATCCTGGGCGCCTGGCTGGTGACGGTGCCGGCGGCTGCGGCGCTGGCCGCGGCGCTGGTCTGGATCGGCGGGTTCTAG
- the pbpC gene encoding penicillin-binding protein 1C, giving the protein MRSRRVALSLMAAVLVLGIGAGARDRFDDWVDATALPRLDVPVGVEVVARDGRLLRAFQVADGRWRLDAGPVDALFLDMLTTWEDRRFRRHAGIDARALLRAGWQALRHGRVVSGGSTLTMQVARLIEEGPTGQWAGKARQMRLALALERRLGKREILALYLRLAPYGANVEGIRAASLQWFGKEPRRLSPAQAALLVALPQSPEARRPDRFPLAAKAARDRVLARAARAGLISDADAQAAMAEPVPRVRRAFPALAPLLAARLLREHPGALRIETTLDARLQRRAEELASRAVRGAGRRLSAAVVLADHRTGEILAEVGAADWTDGASSGFVDMARAWRSPGSTLKPFVYGMAFDDGLAHPETLIEDRPTAFGRWQPQNFDKHFRGTVSLRNALIWSLNIPVVKLAEAVGPNRIAQALRRGGVEMRLAGETPGLAIVLGGAGVTLEGLAEGYAALARGGRGITLSPLPGGSRELAAPMFGPVAAWQVGHILSQNPAPHGARQRPMAYKTGTSYGHRDALAVGFDGARVGAVWLGRPDGTPVPGAFGGELAAPVLFDLFDALPPVALPPPPPQTLTLPNSALPLPLRRFAPAGEASAAAASPASPDALRLTYPPDGAELEAQGPLTAKARGGRGPWTFLLNGAPAAIAQPQPMASLPNPGPGFAELTVVDANGASATAAIRLH; this is encoded by the coding sequence ATGAGATCGCGCCGCGTCGCCCTGTCGCTGATGGCTGCCGTCCTGGTCCTGGGCATCGGGGCCGGGGCGCGGGACCGGTTTGACGATTGGGTCGATGCGACGGCGCTGCCGCGGCTGGACGTGCCGGTCGGGGTCGAGGTGGTGGCGCGGGACGGCAGGCTGCTGCGCGCCTTCCAGGTCGCGGACGGGCGCTGGCGGCTGGACGCCGGGCCGGTCGACGCGCTGTTTCTTGACATGCTGACGACCTGGGAGGACCGGCGGTTCCGCCGCCATGCCGGCATTGATGCGCGGGCGCTCTTGCGGGCGGGCTGGCAGGCACTGCGGCATGGGCGGGTGGTCTCGGGCGGCTCGACCCTGACCATGCAGGTGGCGCGGCTGATCGAGGAAGGGCCGACCGGGCAATGGGCCGGGAAGGCCCGGCAGATGCGGCTGGCCCTGGCGCTGGAGCGGCGGCTGGGCAAGCGCGAGATCCTGGCGCTTTACCTGCGCCTTGCCCCCTATGGCGCCAATGTCGAGGGCATCCGCGCCGCCAGCCTGCAATGGTTCGGCAAGGAGCCGCGGCGGCTTTCCCCCGCGCAGGCGGCGCTGCTGGTGGCGCTGCCGCAATCGCCCGAGGCGCGGCGGCCGGACCGTTTTCCGCTGGCCGCCAAGGCGGCGCGCGACCGGGTTCTGGCGCGGGCGGCGCGGGCCGGGCTGATCTCGGACGCCGATGCCCAGGCGGCGATGGCCGAGCCGGTGCCGCGGGTGCGGCGGGCCTTTCCGGCGCTGGCGCCGCTGCTGGCCGCGCGGCTGCTGCGCGAGCATCCCGGCGCCTTGCGGATCGAGACCACCCTCGATGCGCGCCTGCAGCGCCGGGCCGAGGAGCTGGCCTCGCGTGCCGTGCGCGGCGCCGGGCGGCGGCTGTCGGCGGCCGTGGTGCTGGCCGATCACCGGACGGGCGAGATCCTGGCCGAGGTCGGCGCGGCGGACTGGACGGATGGCGCGTCGAGCGGTTTCGTCGATATGGCGCGGGCCTGGCGCTCTCCGGGCTCGACCCTGAAACCCTTCGTCTACGGGATGGCCTTCGACGACGGGCTGGCGCATCCCGAGACGCTGATCGAGGATCGGCCCACCGCCTTCGGCCGCTGGCAGCCGCAGAATTTCGACAAGCATTTCCGCGGCACCGTCAGCCTGAGAAACGCGCTGATCTGGTCCTTGAACATCCCGGTGGTGAAGCTGGCCGAGGCGGTCGGCCCGAACCGCATCGCCCAGGCGCTGCGCCGCGGCGGGGTCGAAATGCGCCTGGCCGGCGAGACGCCGGGGCTGGCGATCGTGCTGGGCGGCGCCGGCGTCACCCTGGAGGGGCTGGCCGAGGGCTATGCGGCCCTGGCGCGCGGCGGGCGGGGCATCACGCTGTCGCCGCTGCCGGGCGGCAGCCGGGAACTGGCGGCGCCGATGTTCGGCCCGGTCGCGGCCTGGCAGGTCGGCCATATCCTGAGCCAGAACCCCGCCCCGCATGGCGCGCGGCAGCGGCCGATGGCCTACAAGACCGGCACCTCCTATGGGCATCGCGACGCGCTGGCGGTGGGTTTCGACGGGGCGCGGGTCGGCGCGGTCTGGCTGGGGCGGCCGGACGGCACGCCGGTGCCGGGCGCCTTCGGCGGCGAGCTGGCGGCGCCGGTGCTGTTCGACCTGTTCGACGCCCTGCCCCCGGTCGCGCTGCCGCCGCCGCCGCCGCAGACGCTGACGCTGCCGAACAGCGCCCTGCCGCTGCCCTTGCGCCGCTTTGCCCCGGCGGGCGAGGCCAGTGCCGCCGCGGCCAGCCCCGCCAGCCCCGATGCGCTGCGCCTGACCTATCCGCCGGACGGGGCCGAGCTTGAGGCGCAAGGGCCGCTGACCGCCAAGGCGCGGGGCGGGCGCGGGCCCTGGACCTTCCTGCTGAACGGTGCGCCCGCCGCCATCGCCCAGCCGCAGCCCATGGCCAGCCTGCCCAATCCCGGTCCCGGCTTCGCCGAGCTGACGGTGGTGGATGCGAATGGCGCCTCGGCGACTGCGGCAATCCGGCTGCACTGA
- the arfB gene encoding alternative ribosome rescue aminoacyl-tRNA hydrolase ArfB: MLRINDQITIQEWELSEQFTRSQGPGGQNVNKVETAVELRFEAERSPHLAPPVKARLRRLAGRRWTQDGAVLIRAEETRSQARNRELARERLAELIRQALIAPRKRIATRPTLGSQRRRLAAKTQRGEVKATRGRIRDAEDPA; the protein is encoded by the coding sequence ATGCTGCGCATCAACGATCAGATCACCATCCAGGAATGGGAGCTGTCCGAACAGTTCACCCGCTCGCAGGGACCGGGCGGGCAGAACGTGAACAAGGTCGAGACCGCGGTGGAACTGCGCTTCGAGGCCGAGCGGTCGCCGCATCTGGCCCCGCCGGTCAAGGCGCGGCTGCGCCGGCTGGCCGGGCGGCGCTGGACCCAGGACGGCGCCGTGCTGATCCGGGCCGAGGAAACCCGCAGCCAGGCCCGCAACCGCGAACTGGCGCGCGAGCGGCTGGCCGAGCTGATCCGCCAGGCGCTGATCGCGCCCCGCAAGCGCATCGCCACCCGGCCCACCCTGGGCAGCCAGCGCCGCCGGCTGGCCGCCAAGACCCAGCGCGGCGAGGTGAAGGCGACGCGGGGCCGCATCCGCGACGCAGAGGATCCGGCATGA